A single Mangrovimonas sp. YM274 DNA region contains:
- a CDS encoding replication-associated recombination protein A — MNEPLAERLRPKHLKEYLSQTHLVGEQGALAQQLRNGVIPSMIFWGPPGTGKTTLANIIANESDRPFYTLSAISSGVKDVREVIDKAKQSGGLFTTKNPILFIDEIHRFSKSQQDSLLQAVEKGWVTLIGATTENPSFEVIPALISRCQVYVLNSFSKEDLEALLNRAIHEDTILSAKNIQLKETEALIRLSGGDGRKLLNIFELIVSSFGEDQDIVITNDDVFKKVQNNTVRYDKTGEQHYDIISAFIKSIRGSDPNAAVYWLARMIEGGEDVKFIARRLLILASEDIGNANPTALVIANNSFQAVSTIGYPESRIILSQCAIYLATSPKSNASYQAIGKAQQLVRQTGDLSVPLSIRNAPTKLMKELGYGEDYQYAHNYENNFAPQEFLPDEIKNTRFYEPGNNAREQSQREFLKQRWKNKYGY; from the coding sequence ATGAATGAACCTTTAGCAGAACGACTCAGACCCAAACACCTAAAAGAGTATCTAAGCCAAACTCACTTGGTTGGAGAGCAAGGCGCTCTTGCGCAACAATTGAGAAATGGTGTCATACCATCTATGATTTTTTGGGGACCTCCTGGGACTGGAAAAACCACATTAGCTAATATTATTGCCAACGAATCAGACCGTCCATTTTACACTTTGAGTGCCATTAGCTCTGGAGTGAAGGATGTTCGAGAAGTTATTGATAAAGCCAAGCAAAGTGGAGGTTTGTTCACCACAAAAAACCCTATCTTGTTTATTGATGAGATCCACAGGTTTAGTAAATCGCAACAAGATTCCCTGTTACAAGCTGTAGAAAAAGGTTGGGTAACTCTTATTGGCGCGACTACGGAAAACCCGAGTTTTGAAGTGATTCCTGCACTTATATCCCGCTGTCAGGTTTATGTATTGAATTCCTTTAGCAAAGAGGATTTGGAAGCGCTTCTTAATAGAGCCATTCATGAAGATACCATTCTATCCGCTAAGAATATCCAACTTAAGGAAACTGAAGCTTTAATTAGACTTTCGGGAGGTGATGGCCGAAAGCTTCTCAATATTTTTGAACTTATTGTCTCTTCATTCGGAGAAGATCAGGACATTGTCATCACCAATGACGATGTGTTTAAAAAAGTTCAGAACAATACAGTTCGATATGACAAAACCGGCGAACAGCATTACGACATTATTTCTGCATTTATAAAATCTATCAGGGGAAGTGATCCCAATGCTGCCGTATATTGGTTAGCCAGAATGATTGAAGGGGGAGAGGATGTTAAATTCATTGCACGTCGACTTCTTATCTTGGCTAGTGAAGACATTGGAAACGCCAACCCAACGGCCCTTGTTATTGCTAACAATTCCTTTCAGGCGGTTTCTACAATTGGCTACCCAGAGTCTCGCATAATTTTAAGTCAGTGCGCCATTTATTTGGCTACATCTCCCAAAAGCAATGCTTCCTATCAAGCTATTGGTAAGGCCCAACAACTTGTAAGACAAACGGGCGATTTATCGGTGCCATTGTCCATAAGAAATGCCCCTACCAAACTTATGAAAGAGTTAGGTTATGGTGAAGATTACCAATATGCCCATAATTACGAGAATAACTTCGCACCCCAAGAGTTTCTGCCAGATGAAATTAAAAACACCAGGTTTTACGAACCGGGAAACAATGCCAGGGAACAATCTCAACGTGAATTTTTAAAACAGCGTTGGAAAAACAAATACGGCTACTAG